In Chlorocebus sabaeus isolate Y175 chromosome 5, mChlSab1.0.hap1, whole genome shotgun sequence, one genomic interval encodes:
- the C5H16orf86 gene encoding uncharacterized protein C16orf86 homolog isoform X1 produces MVQRESLSSEGALGKEEGKELQARGWGTHPSSIPDSCTPAGRILVLCHYHHSPLPFFKSPRVGSSRRVGASGFVGHWAHWPLSLLGLGPHRPGKGQASSPGAVGRLGYSLCQVSCPWLRSLSLPGLRAHPKAEAELPPRLPLQEEEPEGSQSEPSPSAKQHKKAKKRKSLGAPVLHAVASTVSAPLETLGLERKAQRLRPLYQYINYCNPELNQAGEGDGEAEVEAEAELALVPEEAGVEQLQALLPLAGELGPGLALPCPSALVTPIHALAPLGEEAGEEAGGLPSLGVSDHHKAEVDKSTQVDIDKMLSVCTAPLVPPLSPQYK; encoded by the exons ATGGTCCAAAGAGAAAGCCTGTCAAGTGAGGGGGCTctggggaaagaggaggggaaggagctgCAGGCCCGGGGTTGGGGCACACACCCCAGTAGCATTCCTGATTCCTGCACTCCTGCAGGAAGGATTCTTGTCCTCTGTCACTACCATCACTCTCCTCTCCCGTTCTTCAAGAGCCCCCGTGTAGGGAGCAGCAGGAGAGTGGGAGCTTCAGGGTTTGTAGGGCACTGGGCTCACTGGCCTCTAAGCCTCTTGGGCCTGGGGCCTCATCGACCAGGAAAGGGGCAGGCGTCGAGTCCTGGGGCGGTGGGCAGGCTGGGGTATTCCCTGTGTCAGGTCTCTTGTCCCTGGCTCAggtccctcagcctcccgggccTTCGTGCCCATCCCAAGGCTGAAGCTGAGCTGCCACCCAGGCTGCCGCTGCAGGAGGAGGAGCCAGAGGGCAGCCAGAGTGAGCCCTCACCATCTGCCAAACAGCACAAAAAAGCCAAGAAGCGCAAGAGCCTGGGGGCTCCCGTGCTCCACGCTGTGGCCAGCACGGTGTCTGCACCCTTAGAGACATTGGGGCTGGAGC GAAAGGCCCAGCGCCTGCGGCCCCTGTACCAGTACATCAACTATTGCAACCCCGAGCTGAACCAGGCAGGGGAGGGGGacggggaggccgaggtggaggcagaggcagagctggCCCTGGTTCCCGAGGAGGCAGGTGTGGAGCAACTGCAGGCCTTGCTGCCCTTGGCAGGTGAGCTGGGCCCAGGCCTCGCTTTGCCCTGTCCCAGTGCATTAGTGACCCCCATCCATGCTCTGGCTCCCCTCggagaggaggctggagaggaggcTGGGGGCTTGCCCAGCTTGGGGGTGAGTGACCACCACAAGGCTGAGGTGGATAAGTCAACCCAGGTGGACATCGACAAGATGCTGAGTGTCTGCACTGCTCCGCTTGTCCCCCCGCTCTCTCCTCAGTACAAGTGA
- the ACD gene encoding adrenocortical dysplasia protein homolog isoform X1 — protein MAGSGRLVLRPWIRELILGSETLSSPRAGQLLEVLQEAEAAAAGPSHAPDASDVGATLLVSDGTYSVRCLVTREALDTSDWEEKEFGFRGTEGRLLLLQDCGVHIQVAEGGAPAEFYLQVDRFSLLPTEQPRLRVPGCNQDLDVQKKLYDCLEEHLSESTSSNAGLSLSQLLDEMREDQEHQGALVCLAESCLTLEGPCTAPPLTHWAASRCKATGEAVYTVPSSMLCISENDQLILSSLGPCQRTQGTPALPGHMSSEESGTSISLLPALSLAASDPGQRSSSQPPPTICSAPAPLIPRSPHPSQTPSSPLQSCTPNLSPRGHVPSPHQALVTRPQKPSLEFKEFVGLPCKNQRPSPRTGATKGAQEPCRVWEPPKRHRDGSAFQYEYEPPCTSLCARVQAARLPPQLMAWALHFLLDPQPESEPTPM, from the exons ATGGCAGGTTCGGGGAGGCTGGTCCTACGGCCCTGGATTCGAGAGCTGATTCTGGGGTCGGAGACACTCTCCAGTCCACGAGCCGGGCAGCTGCTCGAG GTACTACAGGAGGCCGAGGCCGCGGCCGCGGGCCCATCCCACGCCCCTGATGCGTCCGACGTCGGGGCCACGCTGCTTGTGTCTGACGGGACCTACAGTGTCCGATGCCTGGTGACGCGGGAGGCCCTGGACACCTCGGACTG GGAGGAGAAGGAGTTCGGCTTCCGCGGGACAGAGGgccggctgctgctgctgcaggacTGCGGGGTTCATATCCAGGTCGCTGAGGGCGGCGCG CCCGCAGAGTTCTATCTCCAGGTGgaccgcttcagcctcctgcccACGGAGCAGCCCCGGCTGCGGGTGCCTGGTTG CAATCAAGACTTAGATGTTCAGAAAAAGCTCTATGACTGCCTTGA GGAGCACCTTTCAGAGTCCACCTCGTCCAATGCAG GCCTATCACTGTCCCAGCTTCTGGATGAAATGCGGGAGGATCAGGAGCATCAGGGGGCGCTCGTGTGCCTGGCTGAAAGCTGCCTGACGCTGGAGGGCCCTTGCACAGCACCCCCGCTCACCCACTGGGCTGCCTCACGATGCAAGGCCACG GGAGAAGCTGTGTACACTGTCCCCAGCTCAATGCTATGCATCTCTGAGAATGACCAGCTAATTCTGAGCTCTCTAGGCCCCTGTCAGAGGACACAGG GAACCCCAGCCTTACCTGGCCACATGTCATCCGAGGAAAGTGGTACCAGCATCAGCCTTCTGCCTGCCCTGTCCTTGGCTGCTTCAGACCCAGGGCAGAGGAGCAGCTCCCAGCCCCCACCAACCATCTGCTCAGCCCCTGCCCCCCTGATCCCCAGGTCCCCACACCCCAGCCAAACCCCCAGCTCCCCACTCCAGAGCTGCACTCCCAATCTCTCACCCCGTGGCCATGTCCCCAGTCCACACCAGGCTCTTGTGACCAGGCCCCAGAAACCTAGCCTGGAGTTCAAGGAGTTTGTAGGGTTGCCCTGCAAGAATCAGCGGCCTTCTCCCAGGACCGGAGCTACCAAAGGAGCCCAGGAGCCCTGCCGTGTCTGG GAACCCCCAAAGAGGCATCGTGATGGTTCTGCCTTCCAATATGAGTATGAGCCACCCTGCACGTCCCTCTGTGCTCGGGTCCAAGCTGCCAG GCTTCCTCCCCAGCTCATGGCCTGGGCCTTGCACTTTCTGCTGGATCCACAGCCAGAGTCTGAGCCAACTCCAATGTGA
- the ENKD1 gene encoding enkurin domain-containing protein 1 — MCEGPSRISGPIPPDPTLCPDYYRRPASAQGRLEGNALKLDLLTSDRALDATAPCGPRIGPGAREILERGRRGVGDVLLQLEGISLGPGASLKRKDPKDHEKENLRRIREIQKRFREQERSREHGQPRPLKALWRSPKYDKVESRVKAQLQEPGPAFGTESAHFLRAHSRCGPGLPPPRVPSPQPPPPGPKAKEPGLGVDFIRHNARAAKRAPRRHSRSLQVLAQVLEQQRQAQEHYNATQKGHVPHYLLERRDLWQREAEARKQSQPDPAMPPGHMRMPENQRLETLTKLLQSQSQLLRELVLLPAGADSLRAQSHRAELDRKLVQVEEAIKIFSRPKVFVKMDT; from the exons ATGTGCGAGGGCCCGTCCCGCATCTCGGGGCCCATCCCCCCAGACCCGACGCTCTGCCCTGACTACTACCGGCGGCCGGCCTCGG CTCAAGGGCGCCTCGAGGGAAACGCGTTGAAGCTGGACTTGCTGACCTCGGACCGGGCCCTGGACGCCACCGCTCCCTGTGGCCCCCGCATCGGTCCCGGTGCCCGAGAGATCCTGGAGCGCGGCCGGCGCGGCGTCGGGGACGTGCTGTTGCAACTCGAGGGGATCTCCCTAGGTCCTGGGGCCTCTCTCAAGA GGAAGGACCCTAAAGACCATGAGAAGGAGAACCTGAGGCGGATCAGGGAGATTCAGAAGCGCTTCAGAGAACAGGAGCGCAGCCGGGAGCATGGACAGCCCAGGCCCCTGAAAGCTCTGTGGCGCTCGCCCAAGTACGATAAGGTGGAGTCCCGGGTCAAGGCCCAGCTCCAG GAGCCTGGCCCTGCCTTTGGGACAGAGTCTGCGCACTTCCTGCGGGCGCACTCCCGCTGCGGCCCTGGCCTCCCACCACCCCGTGTACCTAGTCCCCAGCCACCACCACCAGGTCCCaaagctaag GAGCCAGGCCTGGGGGTGGACTTCATTCGTCACAATGCACGAGCTGCGAAGAGGGCCCCCCGGAGGCATTCCCGCTCACTGCAGGTCCTGGCACAAGTGTTAGAGCAGCAGCGGCAGGCCCAGGAGCACTACAATGCCACACAGAAGGGCCATGTGCCGCATTA CTTGTTGGAGCGCAGGGACCTGTGGcagcgggaggctgaggctcgcaAGCAGAGCCAGCCAGACCCTGCCATGCCCCCAGGCCACATGCGCATGCCTGAAAACCAGCGGCTGGAAACACTGACCAAGCTGCTCCAGA GCCAGAGCCAGCTGCTGCGTGAGCTGGTACTGCTGCCTGCCGGGGCAGACTCACTGAGAGCCCAGAGCCACCGTGCTGAGCTGGATCGGAAACTGGTGCAGGTAGAGGAGGCCATCAAGATCTTTTCTCGGCCCAAGGTCTTCGTGAAGATGGATACCTGA
- the C5H16orf86 gene encoding uncharacterized protein C16orf86 homolog isoform X2, with the protein MASAGAERRPGVQEATVMGQGQLAEDPGSAQTSECPVAGEHFLVPAHEARGTQGEDQRPAGAASELELQEEGPKLGEERPKPEAGALEERGPRPVVSIVRPRHGPKRKPVKSLSLPGLRAHPKAEAELPPRLPLQEEEPEGSQSEPSPSAKQHKKAKKRKSLGAPVLHAVASTVSAPLETLGLERKAQRLRPLYQYINYCNPELNQAGEGDGEAEVEAEAELALVPEEAGVEQLQALLPLAGELGPGLALPCPSALVTPIHALAPLGEEAGEEAGGLPSLGVSDHHKAEVDKSTQVDIDKMLSVCTAPLVPPLSPQYK; encoded by the exons ATGGCCTCGGCAGGGGCGGAGAGGCGGCCGGGGGTCCAGGAGGCTACGGTCATGGGGCAGGGACAGCTCGCGGAGGACCCCGGCAGCGCTCAGACCTCCGAG TGTCCAGTGGCGGGAGAACATTTCCTGGTGCCAGCCCATGAGGCCCGCGGAACCCAGGGTGAAGACCAGCGCCCAGCAGGCGCAGCTTCGGAGCTGGAGCTCCAGGAGGAAGGACCCAAGCTGGGGGAGGAGAGGCCCAAGCCGGAAGCTGGAGCGCTAGAGGAGAGAGGCCCCAGGCCCGTGGTCTCCATTGTGAGGCCCCGTCATGGTCCAAAGAGAAAGCCTGTCAA gtccctcagcctcccgggccTTCGTGCCCATCCCAAGGCTGAAGCTGAGCTGCCACCCAGGCTGCCGCTGCAGGAGGAGGAGCCAGAGGGCAGCCAGAGTGAGCCCTCACCATCTGCCAAACAGCACAAAAAAGCCAAGAAGCGCAAGAGCCTGGGGGCTCCCGTGCTCCACGCTGTGGCCAGCACGGTGTCTGCACCCTTAGAGACATTGGGGCTGGAGC GAAAGGCCCAGCGCCTGCGGCCCCTGTACCAGTACATCAACTATTGCAACCCCGAGCTGAACCAGGCAGGGGAGGGGGacggggaggccgaggtggaggcagaggcagagctggCCCTGGTTCCCGAGGAGGCAGGTGTGGAGCAACTGCAGGCCTTGCTGCCCTTGGCAGGTGAGCTGGGCCCAGGCCTCGCTTTGCCCTGTCCCAGTGCATTAGTGACCCCCATCCATGCTCTGGCTCCCCTCggagaggaggctggagaggaggcTGGGGGCTTGCCCAGCTTGGGGGTGAGTGACCACCACAAGGCTGAGGTGGATAAGTCAACCCAGGTGGACATCGACAAGATGCTGAGTGTCTGCACTGCTCCGCTTGTCCCCCCGCTCTCTCCTCAGTACAAGTGA
- the PARD6A gene encoding partitioning defective 6 homolog alpha isoform X2 — protein sequence MHGLVRPVEIRAYTQRPINGTSLALPSDWPSSPRQTPGARGPQRDDARAEEGSSPPPAPFPRKRGLRVPLCVAAPLTSGSGWEGGACATARGGAARAGRPGCAPAPRRAAWGTVPGPPGPAMARPQRTPARSPDSIVEVKSKFDAEFRRFALPRASVSGFQEFSRLLRVVHQIPGLDVLLGYTDAHGDLLPLTNDDSLHRALASGPPPLRLLVQKREADSSGLAFASNSLQRRKKGLLLRPVAPLRTRPPLLISLPQDFRQVSSVIDVDLLPETHRRVRLHKHGSDRPLGFYIRDGMSVRVAPQGLERVPGIFISRLVRGGLAESTGLLAVSDEILEVNGIEVAGKTLDQVTDMMVANSHNLIVTVKPANQRNNVVRGASGRLTGPPSAGPGPAEPDSDDDSSDLVIENRQPPSSNGLSQGPPCWDLHPGCRHPGTRSSLPSLDDQEQASSGWGSRMQDGSGFSL from the exons aTGCACGGTCTTGTAAGGCCAGTGGAAATAAGAGCATACACACAACGTCCAATAAATGGTACTTCCTTGGCCCTCCCCTCGGATTGGCCGAGCTCTCCTCGCCAGACTCCGGGGGCGCGTGGACCTCAGCGTGATGACGCAAGAGCGGAGGAAGGTTCCTCTCCACCCCCGGCTCCGTTTCCTAGGAAACGTGGACTCCGCGTTCCACTCTGCGTCGCTGCCCCCTTGACGTCAGGCTCCGGATGGGAAGGCGGGGCGTGTGCTACCGCCAGGGGCGGGGCGGCGCGGGCGGGCCGGCCGGGCTGTGCACCTGCGCCTCGGCGGGCCGCCTGGGGCACCGTCCCCGGCCCGCCCGGCCCCGCCATGGCCCGGCCGCAGAGGACTCCGGCGCGCAGTCCCGATAGCATCGTCGAGGTGAAGAGCAAA TTTGACGCCGAGTTCCGACGCTTCGCGCTGCCCCGCGCTTCGGTGAGCGGCTTCCAGGAGTTCTCGCGGTTGCTGCGGGTGGTGCACCAGATCCCGGGCCTGGACGTGCTACTTGGCTATACGGATGCTCATGGCGACCTGCTGCCCCTCACCAACGACGACAGTCTGCACCGGGCCCTGGCCAGCGGGCCCCCACCACTGCGCCTATTGGTGCAGAAGCGGG AAGCTGACTCCAGCGGCCTGGCTTTTGCCTCCAACTCTCTGCAGCGGCGCAAGAAAGGGCTCCTGCTGCGGCCAGTGGCACCCCTTCGCACCCGTCCACCCCTGCTAATCAGCCTGCCCCAAGATTTCCGCCAGGTTTCGTCAGTCATAGATGTGGACCTACTGCCTGAGACCCACCGACGGGTGCGGCTGCACAAGCATGGTTCAGACCGCCCCCTGGGCTTCTACATCCGAGATGGCATGAGTGTGCGTGTGGCTCCCCAGGGCCTGGAGCGGGTTCCAGGAATCTTCATCTCCCGCCTGGTACGTGGAGGCCTGGCTGAGAGTACAGGGCTGCTGGCGGTCAGTGATGAGATCCTTGAGGTCAATGGCATTGAAGTAGCCGGGAAGACCTTGGACCAAGTGACGGACATGATGGTCGCCAACAGCCATAACCTCATTGTCACTGTCAAGCCGGCCAACCAGCGCAATAACGTGGTGCGAGGGGCATCTGGGCGTTTGACAGGTCCTCCCTCTGCAGGGCCTGGGCCTGCTGAGCCTGATAGTGATGATGACAGCAGTGACCTGGTCATTGAGAACCGCCAGCCTCCCAGTTCCAATGGGCTGTCTCAGGGGCCCCCATGCTGGGACCTGCACCCTGGCTGCCGACATCCTGGTACCCGCAGCTCTCTGCCCTCCCTGGATGACCAGGAGCAGGCCAGTTCTGGCTGGGGGAGTCGCATGCAAGATGGTAGTGGCTTCAGCCTCTGA
- the PARD6A gene encoding partitioning defective 6 homolog alpha isoform X3 — MHGLVRPVEIRAYTQRPINGTSLALPSDWPSSPRQTPGARGPQRDDARAEEGSSPPPAPFPRKRGLRVPLCVAAPLTSGSGWEGGACATARGGAARAGRPGCAPAPRRAAWGTVPGPPGPAMARPQRTPARSPDSIVEFDAEFRRFALPRASVSGFQEFSRLLRVVHQIPGLDVLLGYTDAHGDLLPLTNDDSLHRALASGPPPLRLLVQKRAEADSSGLAFASNSLQRRKKGLLLRPVAPLRTRPPLLISLPQDFRQVSSVIDVDLLPETHRRVRLHKHGSDRPLGFYIRDGMSVRVAPQGLERVPGIFISRLVRGGLAESTGLLAVSDEILEVNGIEVAGKTLDQVTDMMVANSHNLIVTVKPANQRNNVVRGASGRLTGPPSAGPGPAEPDSDDDSSDLVIENRQPPSSNGLSQGPPCWDLHPGCRHPGTRSSLPSLDDQEQASSGWGSRMQDGSGFSL, encoded by the exons aTGCACGGTCTTGTAAGGCCAGTGGAAATAAGAGCATACACACAACGTCCAATAAATGGTACTTCCTTGGCCCTCCCCTCGGATTGGCCGAGCTCTCCTCGCCAGACTCCGGGGGCGCGTGGACCTCAGCGTGATGACGCAAGAGCGGAGGAAGGTTCCTCTCCACCCCCGGCTCCGTTTCCTAGGAAACGTGGACTCCGCGTTCCACTCTGCGTCGCTGCCCCCTTGACGTCAGGCTCCGGATGGGAAGGCGGGGCGTGTGCTACCGCCAGGGGCGGGGCGGCGCGGGCGGGCCGGCCGGGCTGTGCACCTGCGCCTCGGCGGGCCGCCTGGGGCACCGTCCCCGGCCCGCCCGGCCCCGCCATGGCCCGGCCGCAGAGGACTCCGGCGCGCAGTCCCGATAGCATCGTCGAG TTTGACGCCGAGTTCCGACGCTTCGCGCTGCCCCGCGCTTCGGTGAGCGGCTTCCAGGAGTTCTCGCGGTTGCTGCGGGTGGTGCACCAGATCCCGGGCCTGGACGTGCTACTTGGCTATACGGATGCTCATGGCGACCTGCTGCCCCTCACCAACGACGACAGTCTGCACCGGGCCCTGGCCAGCGGGCCCCCACCACTGCGCCTATTGGTGCAGAAGCGGG CAGAAGCTGACTCCAGCGGCCTGGCTTTTGCCTCCAACTCTCTGCAGCGGCGCAAGAAAGGGCTCCTGCTGCGGCCAGTGGCACCCCTTCGCACCCGTCCACCCCTGCTAATCAGCCTGCCCCAAGATTTCCGCCAGGTTTCGTCAGTCATAGATGTGGACCTACTGCCTGAGACCCACCGACGGGTGCGGCTGCACAAGCATGGTTCAGACCGCCCCCTGGGCTTCTACATCCGAGATGGCATGAGTGTGCGTGTGGCTCCCCAGGGCCTGGAGCGGGTTCCAGGAATCTTCATCTCCCGCCTGGTACGTGGAGGCCTGGCTGAGAGTACAGGGCTGCTGGCGGTCAGTGATGAGATCCTTGAGGTCAATGGCATTGAAGTAGCCGGGAAGACCTTGGACCAAGTGACGGACATGATGGTCGCCAACAGCCATAACCTCATTGTCACTGTCAAGCCGGCCAACCAGCGCAATAACGTGGTGCGAGGGGCATCTGGGCGTTTGACAGGTCCTCCCTCTGCAGGGCCTGGGCCTGCTGAGCCTGATAGTGATGATGACAGCAGTGACCTGGTCATTGAGAACCGCCAGCCTCCCAGTTCCAATGGGCTGTCTCAGGGGCCCCCATGCTGGGACCTGCACCCTGGCTGCCGACATCCTGGTACCCGCAGCTCTCTGCCCTCCCTGGATGACCAGGAGCAGGCCAGTTCTGGCTGGGGGAGTCGCATGCAAGATGGTAGTGGCTTCAGCCTCTGA
- the PARD6A gene encoding partitioning defective 6 homolog alpha isoform X1: protein MHGLVRPVEIRAYTQRPINGTSLALPSDWPSSPRQTPGARGPQRDDARAEEGSSPPPAPFPRKRGLRVPLCVAAPLTSGSGWEGGACATARGGAARAGRPGCAPAPRRAAWGTVPGPPGPAMARPQRTPARSPDSIVEVKSKFDAEFRRFALPRASVSGFQEFSRLLRVVHQIPGLDVLLGYTDAHGDLLPLTNDDSLHRALASGPPPLRLLVQKRAEADSSGLAFASNSLQRRKKGLLLRPVAPLRTRPPLLISLPQDFRQVSSVIDVDLLPETHRRVRLHKHGSDRPLGFYIRDGMSVRVAPQGLERVPGIFISRLVRGGLAESTGLLAVSDEILEVNGIEVAGKTLDQVTDMMVANSHNLIVTVKPANQRNNVVRGASGRLTGPPSAGPGPAEPDSDDDSSDLVIENRQPPSSNGLSQGPPCWDLHPGCRHPGTRSSLPSLDDQEQASSGWGSRMQDGSGFSL from the exons aTGCACGGTCTTGTAAGGCCAGTGGAAATAAGAGCATACACACAACGTCCAATAAATGGTACTTCCTTGGCCCTCCCCTCGGATTGGCCGAGCTCTCCTCGCCAGACTCCGGGGGCGCGTGGACCTCAGCGTGATGACGCAAGAGCGGAGGAAGGTTCCTCTCCACCCCCGGCTCCGTTTCCTAGGAAACGTGGACTCCGCGTTCCACTCTGCGTCGCTGCCCCCTTGACGTCAGGCTCCGGATGGGAAGGCGGGGCGTGTGCTACCGCCAGGGGCGGGGCGGCGCGGGCGGGCCGGCCGGGCTGTGCACCTGCGCCTCGGCGGGCCGCCTGGGGCACCGTCCCCGGCCCGCCCGGCCCCGCCATGGCCCGGCCGCAGAGGACTCCGGCGCGCAGTCCCGATAGCATCGTCGAGGTGAAGAGCAAA TTTGACGCCGAGTTCCGACGCTTCGCGCTGCCCCGCGCTTCGGTGAGCGGCTTCCAGGAGTTCTCGCGGTTGCTGCGGGTGGTGCACCAGATCCCGGGCCTGGACGTGCTACTTGGCTATACGGATGCTCATGGCGACCTGCTGCCCCTCACCAACGACGACAGTCTGCACCGGGCCCTGGCCAGCGGGCCCCCACCACTGCGCCTATTGGTGCAGAAGCGGG CAGAAGCTGACTCCAGCGGCCTGGCTTTTGCCTCCAACTCTCTGCAGCGGCGCAAGAAAGGGCTCCTGCTGCGGCCAGTGGCACCCCTTCGCACCCGTCCACCCCTGCTAATCAGCCTGCCCCAAGATTTCCGCCAGGTTTCGTCAGTCATAGATGTGGACCTACTGCCTGAGACCCACCGACGGGTGCGGCTGCACAAGCATGGTTCAGACCGCCCCCTGGGCTTCTACATCCGAGATGGCATGAGTGTGCGTGTGGCTCCCCAGGGCCTGGAGCGGGTTCCAGGAATCTTCATCTCCCGCCTGGTACGTGGAGGCCTGGCTGAGAGTACAGGGCTGCTGGCGGTCAGTGATGAGATCCTTGAGGTCAATGGCATTGAAGTAGCCGGGAAGACCTTGGACCAAGTGACGGACATGATGGTCGCCAACAGCCATAACCTCATTGTCACTGTCAAGCCGGCCAACCAGCGCAATAACGTGGTGCGAGGGGCATCTGGGCGTTTGACAGGTCCTCCCTCTGCAGGGCCTGGGCCTGCTGAGCCTGATAGTGATGATGACAGCAGTGACCTGGTCATTGAGAACCGCCAGCCTCCCAGTTCCAATGGGCTGTCTCAGGGGCCCCCATGCTGGGACCTGCACCCTGGCTGCCGACATCCTGGTACCCGCAGCTCTCTGCCCTCCCTGGATGACCAGGAGCAGGCCAGTTCTGGCTGGGGGAGTCGCATGCAAGATGGTAGTGGCTTCAGCCTCTGA
- the ACD gene encoding adrenocortical dysplasia protein homolog isoform X2 has product MAGSGRLVLRPWIRELILGSETLSSPRAGQLLEVLQEAEAAAAGPSHAPDASDVGATLLVSDGTYSVRCLVTREALDTSDWEEKEFGFRGTEGRLLLLQDCGVHIQVAEGGAPAEFYLQVDRFSLLPTEQPRLRVPGCNQDLDVQKKLYDCLEEHLSESTSSNAGLSLSQLLDEMREDQEHQGALVCLAESCLTLEGPCTAPPLTHWAASRCKATGEAVYTVPSSMLCISENDQLILSSLGPCQRTQGPELPPPDLALQDLSLTLIASPSSPSSSGTPALPGHMSSEESGTSISLLPALSLAASDPGQRSSSQPPPTICSAPAPLIPRSPHPSQTPSSPLQSCTPNLSPRGHVPSPHQALVTRPQKPSLEFKEFVGLPCKNQRPSPRTGATKGAQEPCRVWEPPKRHRDGSAFQYEYEPPCTSLCARVQAARLPPQLMAWALHFLLDPQPESEPTPM; this is encoded by the exons ATGGCAGGTTCGGGGAGGCTGGTCCTACGGCCCTGGATTCGAGAGCTGATTCTGGGGTCGGAGACACTCTCCAGTCCACGAGCCGGGCAGCTGCTCGAG GTACTACAGGAGGCCGAGGCCGCGGCCGCGGGCCCATCCCACGCCCCTGATGCGTCCGACGTCGGGGCCACGCTGCTTGTGTCTGACGGGACCTACAGTGTCCGATGCCTGGTGACGCGGGAGGCCCTGGACACCTCGGACTG GGAGGAGAAGGAGTTCGGCTTCCGCGGGACAGAGGgccggctgctgctgctgcaggacTGCGGGGTTCATATCCAGGTCGCTGAGGGCGGCGCG CCCGCAGAGTTCTATCTCCAGGTGgaccgcttcagcctcctgcccACGGAGCAGCCCCGGCTGCGGGTGCCTGGTTG CAATCAAGACTTAGATGTTCAGAAAAAGCTCTATGACTGCCTTGA GGAGCACCTTTCAGAGTCCACCTCGTCCAATGCAG GCCTATCACTGTCCCAGCTTCTGGATGAAATGCGGGAGGATCAGGAGCATCAGGGGGCGCTCGTGTGCCTGGCTGAAAGCTGCCTGACGCTGGAGGGCCCTTGCACAGCACCCCCGCTCACCCACTGGGCTGCCTCACGATGCAAGGCCACG GGAGAAGCTGTGTACACTGTCCCCAGCTCAATGCTATGCATCTCTGAGAATGACCAGCTAATTCTGAGCTCTCTAGGCCCCTGTCAGAGGACACAGG GCCCTGAGCTGCCCCCACCAGACCTGGCTCTGCAGGACCTTTCTCTGACCCTCATAGCCTCTCCTTCCTCACCCAGTTCCTCAG GAACCCCAGCCTTACCTGGCCACATGTCATCCGAGGAAAGTGGTACCAGCATCAGCCTTCTGCCTGCCCTGTCCTTGGCTGCTTCAGACCCAGGGCAGAGGAGCAGCTCCCAGCCCCCACCAACCATCTGCTCAGCCCCTGCCCCCCTGATCCCCAGGTCCCCACACCCCAGCCAAACCCCCAGCTCCCCACTCCAGAGCTGCACTCCCAATCTCTCACCCCGTGGCCATGTCCCCAGTCCACACCAGGCTCTTGTGACCAGGCCCCAGAAACCTAGCCTGGAGTTCAAGGAGTTTGTAGGGTTGCCCTGCAAGAATCAGCGGCCTTCTCCCAGGACCGGAGCTACCAAAGGAGCCCAGGAGCCCTGCCGTGTCTGG GAACCCCCAAAGAGGCATCGTGATGGTTCTGCCTTCCAATATGAGTATGAGCCACCCTGCACGTCCCTCTGTGCTCGGGTCCAAGCTGCCAG GCTTCCTCCCCAGCTCATGGCCTGGGCCTTGCACTTTCTGCTGGATCCACAGCCAGAGTCTGAGCCAACTCCAATGTGA